Proteins co-encoded in one Halococcoides cellulosivorans genomic window:
- the glnA gene encoding type I glutamate--ammonia ligase, whose product MTNSNATDGGLSAEAQDVLDEIDAKNVDFLRLQFTDILGTVKNVSITADQAEKAFTEGIYFDGSSIDGFVRIQESDMRLDPDPSTFAVLPWRNSDESAAARLICDVINTSTGEPFEGDPRGILKDAIDRANDLGYEVNVAPEPEFFLFEEDEDGRATTTTNDVGGYFDLAPKDLASDVRRDIIFGLEDMGFDIEASHHEVAEGQHEINFTYDDALSTADNVATFRSVVRAIAAEHDLHATFMPKPIPKINGSGMHTHISLFTEGGENAFHDGDDEFDLSETAKQFLAGVLEHAPAITAITNPTVNSYKRLVPGYEAPVYVAWSDRNRSALIRKPAARVPAASRIEARFPDPSCNPYLAFAALLHAGLEGVEKGLDSPDPVRENIYEFDEQKREEYGIDTLPENLGQALDALEDDDVVLDALGPHTGEKFLEAKRQEHKEYLVDVSQWELDRYLETF is encoded by the coding sequence ATGACAAACTCAAACGCTACAGACGGCGGCCTGTCGGCGGAGGCACAGGACGTGCTGGACGAAATCGACGCGAAGAACGTCGATTTCCTCCGACTCCAGTTCACTGACATTCTCGGGACAGTCAAGAACGTCTCCATCACGGCCGATCAGGCCGAGAAGGCCTTCACCGAGGGCATCTATTTCGACGGGTCCTCGATCGACGGGTTCGTGCGCATCCAGGAATCGGACATGCGCCTCGATCCGGACCCCTCGACGTTCGCAGTCCTCCCCTGGCGGAACAGCGACGAGAGCGCCGCCGCTCGCCTCATCTGTGACGTGATCAACACCTCGACCGGCGAACCGTTCGAGGGCGACCCGCGCGGCATTCTGAAAGACGCCATCGACCGCGCCAACGATCTGGGCTACGAGGTCAACGTCGCGCCCGAACCCGAGTTCTTCCTGTTCGAGGAAGACGAGGACGGCCGCGCGACGACGACGACCAACGACGTCGGCGGGTACTTCGATCTCGCGCCGAAAGACCTCGCGAGCGACGTGCGTCGTGACATCATCTTTGGCCTCGAAGACATGGGCTTCGACATCGAGGCCTCCCACCACGAGGTCGCAGAGGGCCAACACGAGATCAACTTCACGTACGACGACGCGCTGTCGACGGCCGACAACGTCGCGACCTTCCGGTCGGTCGTCCGTGCGATCGCGGCCGAACACGACCTGCACGCGACGTTCATGCCCAAGCCCATCCCGAAGATCAACGGGTCGGGCATGCACACCCACATCTCGCTGTTCACCGAGGGCGGCGAGAACGCGTTCCACGACGGCGACGACGAGTTCGACCTCTCGGAGACGGCCAAGCAGTTCCTCGCGGGCGTTCTGGAGCACGCCCCGGCGATCACGGCCATCACGAACCCGACCGTCAACAGCTACAAGCGCCTGGTCCCCGGCTACGAGGCGCCCGTCTACGTCGCCTGGTCGGACCGCAACCGCTCGGCGCTGATCCGCAAGCCCGCCGCGCGCGTGCCCGCCGCGAGTCGGATCGAAGCGCGGTTCCCCGACCCGTCGTGTAACCCGTATCTCGCCTTCGCGGCCCTCTTGCACGCCGGTCTGGAGGGCGTCGAGAAGGGCCTCGACAGCCCCGATCCCGTCCGGGAGAACATCTACGAGTTCGACGAACAGAAGCGCGAGGAGTACGGCATCGACACGCTCCCCGAGAACCTCGGCCAGGCACTCGACGCGCTGGAAGACGACGACGTCGTCCTCGACGCGCTGGGTCCCCACACCGGCGAGAAGTTCCTCGAAGCGAAACGCCAGGAACACAAAGAGTACCTGGTCGACGTCTCCCAGTGGGAACTCGACCGCTACCTCGAAACGTTCTAA
- a CDS encoding PHP-associated domain-containing protein, whose protein sequence is MTGDRTRVDPHVKVLDEQVVSHAIDAGLDVLVYAPHFTHIDDARERAARFSTDELLVVPGREYFTGHWSNRTHVLAVDPEEPLPDFLPLHSTMTELRDRNATVIAPHPEFLTVSLSGAEIAAYDDVIDAVEVRNPKLWPWDRRRARAIAADVDLPTVASSYAHLPGTIGAAWVEFERSIDSAAELRAAIEEGPSSIGHRTGARAWGRRRLEFAHLGWENSVKKADRILLGGREDTHPENDRYDDHYRKLSVY, encoded by the coding sequence ATGACCGGCGACCGCACGCGCGTCGACCCTCACGTGAAGGTGCTCGACGAACAGGTCGTCTCCCACGCGATCGACGCCGGCCTCGACGTGCTGGTCTATGCCCCGCATTTCACGCACATCGACGACGCCCGCGAGCGGGCCGCCCGGTTTTCGACCGACGAACTACTCGTCGTGCCCGGCCGCGAGTACTTCACGGGCCACTGGTCGAATCGGACGCACGTCCTCGCCGTCGACCCCGAGGAGCCGTTGCCCGATTTCCTCCCGCTCCATTCGACGATGACCGAACTCCGGGATCGCAATGCGACCGTGATCGCCCCCCATCCCGAGTTCCTGACGGTTAGCCTCTCGGGGGCCGAAATCGCCGCCTACGACGACGTCATCGACGCCGTCGAGGTGCGGAATCCGAAGCTCTGGCCCTGGGATCGCCGCCGGGCCCGGGCGATCGCCGCCGACGTGGACCTGCCGACGGTCGCGAGTTCGTACGCCCACCTTCCCGGGACGATCGGGGCCGCCTGGGTCGAATTCGAGCGATCGATCGACTCCGCAGCGGAGTTGCGCGCCGCGATCGAGGAGGGCCCGTCGTCGATCGGCCACCGGACGGGCGCGCGAGCCTGGGGCCGTCGACGGCTGGAGTTCGCCCATCTGGGCTGGGAGAACAGCGTGAAAAAGGCCGATCGCATTCTCCTGGGGGGCCGCGAGGACACCCACCCCGAGAACGATCGCTACGACGACCACTACCGGAAGTTGAGCGTCTACTGA
- a CDS encoding bactofilin family protein, translated as MNNHYKFASGDRAVSPVLGTVFVFAFVVLVAGGIVLAGASAVDLSKEQAETKQVRLSMQELADSASSVAGEDGRSRQIDLSRAGSRIDATDGAIRIAIDNGTETWSAERTLGSVGYERSETTIAYQGGGVWEKAPDSDSVSVVSPPPIDYRTRGEPTLSVPVIRVVGGSQAGDSLTVESAGSAAALIPSSKVPLEPGSTVNLTVESAYYRGWGQVFERQLGSAPVSYNATAKTVTVSLVRGDDVADSTIRSSVYSQNVTSLGGVSNHGAVGSYDSTGATGSNGAARFEDDISLTNNARIGGELHIDGNLTTDKEFSVTGPARVGGTAHVQNENTFEDSLSVGEDLIVSGGGANDPREFQGPVRVGGTFTGLSGRPITDTHAHDDVSVAAGMEVGSSARIGGTLTADGTVRLLATPTFAGETVGGDVIGGSEVYVDGGSVGGSVFTDGDAHVVDGTVKGSVEAGGTVHLHKSGTVDGPIRAAGDVIVYGGQHSTLDRIEAGGDVVLHPGASVTPKGDEVGVERIVVADKDVVLKESSSYYGTRSASLQADVYAANADGSYAVHLEGSKTQIKGDVYVHDATNVKVGYSYDDYRCTSTETTDKRITGCIAEEEPLGEQVSPPPSLPAEAPAAPQSPTIYSEKRSVNDIVAAHEHLQTNPDTSPIIQDGEIASTNGCSGTCTLTAGQYALDRIDIAEGDELVMDTSGGPIEIYVTEEIQVGAGDPGRIHVAGNDRVTIYHEGHETRLQANSRVTTESGSARQLWIYQTPDPIDNDPDFMVGSEGTNAPSFTGVFYGYNPDGPDTRFRLDDDGTVYGAVLGEMAGIVEHGAVYYDETLASATVEDDSDSTSAEVVYLQSEDRSVTVG; from the coding sequence ATGAATAACCATTATAAATTCGCGAGCGGGGACCGCGCCGTTTCGCCAGTTCTCGGCACGGTGTTCGTCTTCGCGTTCGTCGTTCTCGTCGCGGGTGGGATCGTGCTGGCGGGGGCGAGTGCGGTGGACCTCTCGAAAGAGCAGGCCGAGACCAAGCAGGTCCGCCTCTCGATGCAGGAACTCGCGGATTCGGCTTCCTCGGTGGCGGGTGAAGACGGCCGGAGCAGACAGATCGACCTCTCGCGCGCGGGGAGTCGCATCGACGCCACGGACGGGGCGATCCGGATCGCGATCGACAACGGGACCGAAACCTGGTCGGCCGAGCGCACGCTCGGATCGGTCGGCTACGAGCGTTCCGAGACGACGATCGCCTACCAGGGCGGTGGCGTCTGGGAGAAAGCGCCAGACAGCGATAGCGTGAGTGTGGTCTCGCCGCCGCCGATCGACTACCGGACGCGTGGCGAACCGACGCTCTCGGTCCCGGTAATCCGTGTCGTCGGCGGGTCACAGGCCGGCGACTCGCTGACGGTCGAATCCGCGGGGTCGGCGGCCGCGCTGATTCCGTCCTCGAAAGTGCCCCTCGAACCCGGCTCGACGGTGAATTTGACCGTCGAAAGTGCATACTACCGCGGCTGGGGGCAGGTCTTCGAACGCCAACTCGGCAGCGCGCCGGTCAGCTACAACGCGACCGCGAAGACGGTCACGGTCTCGCTCGTCCGCGGTGACGACGTGGCCGATTCCACGATCCGGAGTAGCGTGTACTCCCAGAACGTCACCTCGCTCGGCGGCGTCTCGAATCACGGGGCGGTCGGGAGTTACGACTCTACGGGCGCCACCGGTTCGAACGGCGCAGCCCGCTTCGAGGACGACATCAGCCTGACGAACAACGCACGGATCGGCGGTGAACTCCACATCGACGGCAATCTGACCACCGACAAGGAGTTCTCGGTGACCGGGCCGGCCCGCGTCGGCGGGACCGCACACGTGCAAAACGAGAACACCTTCGAGGACTCGCTGTCGGTCGGTGAGGATCTGATCGTCAGCGGCGGTGGCGCGAACGATCCCCGTGAGTTCCAGGGCCCCGTTCGCGTCGGTGGGACGTTCACCGGCCTGAGCGGTCGGCCGATCACGGACACGCACGCCCACGACGACGTTTCGGTCGCCGCCGGGATGGAGGTCGGCAGTAGCGCCCGGATCGGGGGCACGCTCACCGCCGACGGGACGGTCAGGCTGCTGGCCACCCCGACCTTTGCGGGCGAGACGGTCGGCGGCGACGTGATCGGCGGCAGTGAGGTGTACGTCGACGGCGGGTCGGTCGGCGGGAGCGTCTTCACCGACGGCGACGCCCACGTCGTCGACGGCACCGTCAAGGGAAGCGTCGAGGCGGGCGGTACCGTCCACCTCCACAAGTCCGGGACGGTCGACGGCCCGATCCGGGCCGCTGGCGACGTGATCGTCTACGGTGGCCAGCACAGCACGCTCGACCGGATCGAGGCCGGCGGTGACGTCGTCCTCCACCCGGGCGCGAGCGTGACGCCCAAGGGTGACGAAGTCGGTGTCGAGCGCATCGTCGTGGCCGACAAGGACGTCGTGTTGAAAGAGTCGAGCTCGTACTACGGGACGCGATCCGCGTCGCTGCAAGCCGACGTCTACGCTGCCAACGCCGACGGCTCCTACGCCGTCCACCTCGAAGGGTCGAAGACCCAGATCAAGGGTGACGTCTACGTCCACGACGCCACCAACGTGAAGGTCGGCTACAGCTACGACGACTACCGGTGTACGTCGACGGAGACCACCGACAAGCGGATCACCGGCTGTATTGCCGAGGAAGAGCCCCTGGGCGAGCAGGTCAGCCCCCCGCCGAGTCTGCCCGCCGAGGCGCCCGCCGCGCCCCAGTCACCGACGATCTACTCCGAGAAGCGCTCGGTGAACGACATCGTCGCGGCCCACGAACACCTCCAGACCAACCCCGACACCTCCCCGATCATCCAGGACGGCGAGATCGCGAGCACGAACGGCTGTTCGGGGACCTGTACGCTCACTGCGGGCCAGTACGCCCTGGACCGGATCGACATCGCTGAGGGTGACGAACTCGTGATGGACACGTCCGGGGGCCCGATCGAGATCTACGTCACCGAGGAGATCCAGGTCGGGGCCGGCGACCCCGGTCGCATCCACGTCGCGGGGAACGATCGCGTCACGATCTACCACGAGGGCCACGAGACCCGCCTCCAGGCCAACTCGCGCGTGACGACCGAGTCCGGGAGCGCCCGACAGCTCTGGATCTACCAGACGCCCGATCCCATCGACAACGATCCCGACTTCATGGTCGGCAGTGAGGGCACGAACGCACCCAGTTTCACGGGGGTGTTCTACGGCTACAACCCCGACGGGCCCGACACGCGCTTCCGTCTCGACGACGATGGGACGGTCTACGGCGCGGTGCTCGGAGAGATGGCCGGTATCGTCGAACACGGCGCCGTGTACTACGACGAGACGCTCGCGAGTGCGACCGTCGAGGACGACAGCGACTCCACCAGCGCGGAGGTCGTCTACCTCCAGAGCGAGGACCGGTCGGTCACCGTCGGCTGA
- a CDS encoding DUF7289 family protein, whose product MYTLFRDTIGGDRRGVSHVLGVVLLVGIVMAAVGMIAMVGASTINSSQDQVEYERAKLAMGELADSAKATGGGVNGSVDFGPQAASKLSIDESAGTFNVTNVYENGSVNEATTNGKTTRTLGKVVYQQGNREVAMQGGGVFVKSSDSDASVFDQRPAVSYRSNVGQYPTLSMSVIQVRGETRSGNVRLSGGTNMSNMLEDAELPGGSTLKINVTSEYYQAWGAVFNESAGIPEDHITYHDAAKTVEIDLTIQRPQYTPVSGAIVSPTGGLNGNFDGDNIVGAYPDDMDGNPTVVIGPDPTKGHGYISSGVIKGNLRVNGSLQIGNPFEVKNETYVDGYLSDGGGATFNETVYVSGNISEIQSDSTMFEQDLVVGGDLSMGDDITESELKGDLYVHGDTNGNLGPNVTNLGDAKGVKTPPTDPEDANSGRHFVEKYSHIKDPANNNNSDNCLDASGEWVASSSCTLDAGDYYMHESNMIDDDILLNTSNGSINIYIENKDSKTIKFKNNIKHIDGDSPVHIYYDASTATGNKGINFMKPTHHPESFVGTISRDARLFKLYVNGSGESNADIRFNNHNNFTGLLYGLGGGDANPANVEIGDDTVINGAVLGKVTKYDSDTELHYDRRLGDLGFGTRDASSGSIPKGEVRYVYISDVQASA is encoded by the coding sequence ATGTACACCCTATTCCGTGATACAATCGGTGGTGATCGCCGCGGGGTCTCTCACGTCCTGGGAGTCGTGCTCCTCGTCGGTATCGTGATGGCCGCAGTGGGGATGATCGCGATGGTGGGGGCGAGTACGATCAACAGCTCCCAGGATCAAGTCGAGTACGAGCGGGCGAAACTCGCGATGGGCGAACTCGCCGACTCGGCCAAAGCCACCGGTGGCGGCGTCAACGGCAGCGTGGACTTCGGGCCACAGGCCGCGAGCAAACTCTCTATCGACGAGTCCGCGGGCACGTTCAACGTCACGAACGTCTACGAGAACGGGTCGGTCAACGAGGCGACGACGAACGGCAAGACCACCCGGACGCTCGGGAAGGTCGTCTACCAGCAGGGGAATCGCGAGGTCGCGATGCAGGGTGGCGGCGTCTTCGTGAAGAGTAGCGATTCGGACGCGTCGGTGTTCGATCAGCGCCCGGCGGTGTCCTACCGATCGAACGTGGGCCAGTACCCCACGCTGTCGATGTCCGTGATTCAGGTCCGGGGTGAGACCCGCAGTGGGAACGTCCGGCTCTCGGGCGGGACCAACATGAGCAACATGCTCGAAGACGCCGAACTGCCCGGTGGGTCGACGCTCAAGATCAACGTCACCAGCGAGTACTACCAGGCGTGGGGCGCGGTGTTCAACGAATCGGCGGGGATTCCCGAGGACCACATCACCTACCACGACGCTGCAAAGACCGTCGAGATCGACCTGACGATTCAGCGGCCCCAGTACACGCCTGTGAGTGGGGCGATCGTTTCCCCGACGGGCGGACTGAATGGCAATTTTGATGGGGATAATATTGTTGGTGCGTATCCCGACGACATGGATGGCAACCCGACGGTTGTGATTGGGCCAGACCCGACCAAAGGCCACGGTTACATATCCTCTGGAGTGATAAAGGGGAACCTTCGGGTCAATGGATCCCTCCAAATTGGTAATCCCTTTGAGGTCAAAAATGAAACTTACGTCGATGGTTATTTGAGCGATGGGGGTGGCGCAACGTTCAATGAGACGGTATACGTATCTGGAAATATATCTGAAATTCAATCAGATTCCACCATGTTCGAGCAGGACTTAGTAGTCGGTGGAGATTTATCGATGGGTGATGACATTACCGAATCGGAGCTGAAAGGAGATCTATATGTACATGGTGATACGAATGGGAATCTTGGTCCTAATGTAACGAATTTAGGAGATGCTAAGGGGGTCAAAACTCCACCTACCGACCCGGAAGATGCGAATTCTGGTCGCCATTTCGTAGAAAAATACTCTCACATCAAAGACCCGGCGAACAACAACAATTCTGACAATTGTCTGGACGCAAGTGGCGAATGGGTTGCTTCTTCAAGTTGCACCTTGGATGCTGGGGACTACTATATGCATGAATCTAATATGATCGATGACGACATTTTGCTCAACACGAGCAATGGCAGCATAAATATCTACATAGAAAATAAAGATTCAAAGACCATTAAGTTCAAAAATAATATCAAACATATAGATGGTGACTCCCCGGTGCACATTTATTACGATGCCTCAACTGCTACCGGAAATAAAGGGATCAATTTCATGAAGCCGACCCACCACCCCGAATCGTTCGTAGGGACTATATCACGAGATGCCCGGTTATTCAAGTTGTATGTTAATGGTTCTGGCGAGTCCAACGCTGATATTCGGTTCAACAATCACAATAACTTCACTGGCCTACTCTATGGCCTTGGTGGGGGTGATGCCAATCCAGCCAATGTCGAAATCGGGGATGATACCGTGATCAACGGAGCAGTATTGGGTAAAGTGACTAAGTATGATTCTGATACTGAACTCCACTACGACCGCCGCCTCGGTGATCTCGGGTTCGGCACACGAGACGCGAGTAGCGGGTCGATCCCGAAGGGCGAAGTGCGGTACGTGTACATCTCCGACGTGCAAGCGTCGGCCTGA
- a CDS encoding DUF7289 family protein, which produces MHSLLDAGADDSASRRESARRALSPVMGTVMIFAFVLVAVMVVAGLGTNAMELSRDEAETQQVRLSLQELADRSASVAGDPGRSAQVALSAEGRTVDPEAGTVRVDVRSSSGNSQTERTLGAVRYDRDGAIVAYQGGGVWQSETGSDSVSVVSAPPVEYRNRTAPTLTIPILRIAGDSGVGDSLTVASSGSATSLIPASMVPLPPDSSVNITVESEFYRGWGQVFEDQLPSASVSYDHTANAVTIRLLGPESAPAATNAARVDGAVVSTTGGHFSNNATVNSYNPAGVSGGPLGTVRVSDAMNSTQWTRINGPLHVDNDLRSDLHFSVAGETRVAGDANFTNNNSYRGPVSVGGNLGSDASDGAEHISLHSDLRVGGFAGYEPDGLRHLQVDGDFDVGTDADLGSETIVGGTLTAGDSVRLQHDSTTVHGDIVAGETVRVVKGHVEGDIVAGGDVIVFHSATVEGTIEADGDVIVRHRDGYTASAVTPERVVAGGDIRVEDGTSLRPADNTPGVNERMAIAGDDVIVEEDGLLQAATYASNGDGGDAVVLQGNTSKLDGHVVVPSADRVVVENTAAEYTCSDRGGPSDPTDQPTGDSGRITGCVEEQSPPSEQPTIPEPSAPATPLAPIMNDDRPAAADIVEDHRHLQDDPDSSPLISDGGKMPAWGTCDPSCTLGAGNYSMSQISVGPDTELTFDTSEGDINVFLTGSFDVLDWGGSMADAGEVHVAGDGRVSIYQTGRPATIQMGGTLTTETGSADQFWLYQKPDPSALGPGFTVGSGSSEQYPSTFTGVFYGYDSDGPGVSYRVDSHSEVNGALVGSVDGVTNHAVISYDESLTRDPPADDEDDDSGPGLAHVVYVQTEDRSVTVGAG; this is translated from the coding sequence ATGCACTCCCTCCTCGACGCTGGAGCCGACGACAGCGCTTCCCGCCGTGAGTCGGCGCGTCGAGCACTTTCGCCCGTCATGGGGACGGTGATGATCTTCGCGTTCGTGCTGGTGGCCGTGATGGTGGTGGCGGGGCTGGGGACCAACGCTATGGAGCTGTCCCGTGATGAGGCCGAGACCCAGCAGGTCAGGCTGTCGTTGCAGGAACTGGCCGACAGGAGTGCGTCGGTCGCGGGTGACCCCGGCCGAAGCGCGCAGGTCGCACTGTCGGCGGAGGGCCGTACCGTCGACCCGGAGGCCGGCACCGTTCGGGTGGACGTCAGATCGTCGAGCGGGAACTCCCAGACCGAGCGGACACTCGGGGCGGTGCGGTACGATCGCGACGGTGCAATCGTCGCCTACCAGGGTGGCGGCGTCTGGCAGTCCGAGACCGGGAGCGACAGCGTGAGCGTCGTCTCGGCCCCGCCGGTCGAGTACCGCAATCGGACCGCGCCCACGCTGACGATACCGATCCTCCGGATCGCGGGTGACTCGGGCGTCGGTGACTCGCTGACCGTCGCGTCGTCGGGGTCGGCCACGTCGCTGATCCCGGCGTCGATGGTGCCGCTCCCCCCGGATTCGTCGGTGAACATCACCGTCGAGAGCGAGTTCTATCGCGGCTGGGGGCAGGTGTTCGAAGACCAGCTGCCCAGCGCCTCTGTCTCGTACGATCACACCGCAAACGCAGTGACGATCCGGCTGCTCGGGCCCGAGAGCGCCCCCGCGGCGACGAACGCCGCCCGTGTCGACGGGGCCGTGGTCTCGACCACCGGTGGCCACTTCTCGAACAACGCGACGGTGAACAGCTACAACCCCGCCGGGGTGAGTGGCGGTCCGCTCGGGACGGTCCGGGTCTCAGACGCGATGAACTCCACGCAGTGGACGAGGATCAACGGGCCGCTGCACGTGGACAACGACCTCCGGAGCGACCTGCACTTCTCCGTCGCGGGCGAGACCCGGGTCGCGGGCGATGCGAACTTCACGAACAACAACAGCTACCGCGGCCCGGTTTCAGTCGGTGGAAACCTCGGGAGTGACGCTTCTGACGGCGCAGAGCACATTTCCCTGCACTCGGATTTGCGCGTCGGCGGGTTCGCGGGCTACGAACCGGACGGGCTTCGCCACCTCCAGGTCGACGGCGATTTCGATGTCGGGACCGACGCCGATCTGGGCAGCGAGACGATCGTCGGTGGCACGCTCACGGCGGGCGATTCGGTCCGACTCCAGCACGACAGCACGACCGTCCACGGCGACATCGTCGCCGGTGAGACGGTCAGGGTGGTGAAAGGGCACGTCGAGGGCGACATCGTCGCCGGCGGTGACGTGATCGTCTTCCACAGCGCGACGGTCGAGGGGACGATCGAGGCCGACGGCGACGTGATCGTCCGCCACCGTGATGGGTACACCGCGTCGGCGGTCACGCCCGAGCGCGTCGTGGCCGGCGGCGACATTCGCGTCGAAGACGGCACCTCCCTGCGCCCCGCGGACAACACGCCCGGCGTGAACGAGCGGATGGCGATCGCCGGCGACGACGTGATCGTCGAGGAGGACGGCCTCCTGCAGGCCGCGACGTACGCGAGCAACGGCGACGGCGGCGACGCGGTCGTCCTGCAGGGAAACACCTCGAAACTCGACGGCCACGTCGTCGTGCCGTCGGCGGATCGGGTCGTCGTCGAGAACACTGCCGCCGAGTACACGTGCTCGGACCGCGGCGGCCCGAGCGATCCGACGGATCAGCCGACGGGCGATTCCGGCCGGATCACCGGCTGTGTCGAGGAACAGTCCCCGCCGAGTGAACAGCCGACGATCCCCGAGCCGTCGGCCCCCGCGACGCCGCTCGCCCCGATCATGAACGACGACCGGCCTGCCGCCGCCGACATCGTCGAAGACCACCGTCATCTGCAGGACGATCCCGACAGCTCGCCGCTGATCTCCGACGGCGGGAAGATGCCTGCCTGGGGGACCTGTGACCCCTCGTGTACGCTCGGGGCCGGTAACTACTCGATGAGTCAGATCAGCGTCGGGCCCGACACCGAACTGACATTCGACACCTCCGAGGGCGACATCAACGTCTTCCTGACCGGGTCGTTCGACGTGCTGGACTGGGGTGGATCGATGGCAGATGCCGGTGAGGTCCACGTCGCCGGCGACGGCCGCGTCTCGATCTACCAGACCGGCCGTCCGGCGACCATCCAGATGGGCGGGACGCTCACCACCGAGACCGGCAGTGCCGACCAGTTCTGGCTCTACCAGAAACCCGATCCGTCCGCGTTGGGCCCAGGGTTCACCGTCGGGTCGGGGTCCTCCGAGCAGTACCCTTCGACGTTCACGGGCGTGTTCTACGGCTACGACTCCGACGGGCCGGGTGTCTCCTACCGGGTCGACTCTCACTCCGAGGTCAACGGCGCGCTGGTCGGATCGGTCGACGGCGTCACGAACCACGCGGTGATCTCGTACGACGAGTCGCTGACGAGAGACCCACCCGCCGACGATGAGGACGACGACTCTGGCCCCGGTCTGGCACACGTCGTCTACGTTCAGACCGAAGATCGGTCCGTGACGGTCGGGGCCGGATGA